Proteins found in one Saccharopolyspora phatthalungensis genomic segment:
- the istB gene encoding IS21-like element helper ATPase IstB has protein sequence MTATLPAPTTSATAATVPAVAPGVDSMDALIDQACRTLRLPTIGSRFEELAAAALREQASYKAFLLTLLDAECEHRDERRKIRRVREANFPRSKRLDDFDFAANPNVVPEVINTLTTPGWVNAGQPLCLIGQSGTGKSHLLIGIGTAIAESGLKVRYTTTANLVNELAEAADDRQLTRVLNRYSKVDLLCLDEFGYLDLDKAGAKLLFQVFTDREERSAIAIASNAPFSEWDQTFTDKRLCSAIVDRLTFNGNIIETGAESYRLRATQQRPRG, from the coding sequence ATGACCGCCACCCTGCCCGCGCCCACCACCTCTGCCACCGCGGCGACCGTTCCGGCCGTCGCGCCCGGCGTCGACAGCATGGACGCCCTGATCGACCAGGCCTGCCGCACGCTGCGGTTGCCCACCATCGGCTCCCGGTTCGAGGAACTCGCCGCCGCGGCATTGCGGGAACAGGCGTCCTACAAGGCGTTCCTGCTCACCCTGCTCGACGCCGAATGCGAGCACCGCGACGAACGCCGCAAGATCCGCCGCGTCCGCGAGGCGAACTTCCCCCGCTCGAAGCGGCTCGACGACTTCGACTTCGCCGCCAACCCGAACGTCGTTCCCGAGGTCATCAACACCCTCACCACCCCAGGCTGGGTCAACGCCGGGCAGCCGCTCTGCCTGATCGGCCAGTCCGGCACCGGCAAGTCGCATCTGCTGATCGGCATCGGCACCGCGATCGCCGAATCCGGGCTGAAAGTCCGCTACACCACGACAGCGAACCTGGTCAACGAGCTCGCCGAGGCCGCCGACGACCGGCAGCTGACCCGCGTGCTCAACCGCTACAGCAAGGTCGACCTGCTCTGCTTGGACGAATTCGGCTACCTCGACCTGGACAAGGCCGGCGCGAAGCTGCTGTTCCAGGTCTTCACCGACCGAGAGGAACGCAGCGCGATCGCCATCGCCTCCAACGCCCCGTTCTCCGAATGGGACCAGACCTTCACCGACAAACGGCTCTGCTCCGCGATCGTCGATCGGCTCACCTTCAACGGCAAC
- the istA gene encoding IS21 family transposase, with product MSRVELFARIRRDRRLEPDLSVRALAERYGVHRRTVREALESAVPKERKKPPPRRSVLEPAYGLIDEMLRADLSAPRKQKHTTARIYQRLITEHGFTAAGRTVVYEYVARRRPELVAELREEQRHLQGMVPQQHQPGEEAEVDFADVWVRVAGTVLKCHLFTLRLSFSGRAVHRVFLSEGQEAFMEGHVEAFRALGGIPTRHIRYDNLRPAVQRVCFGRSRVESQNWVKFRSHFGFDAFYCIPGKDGAHEKGGVEQEGGRFRRTHLVPVPEVASLTELNEKIAAIDLAEDERILHGQRVSIGFNFAHEAELLAPVPFEEFDTGSTLTPKVGRDSRITVRQSQYSVPARFIGRKVRVSLRANEVLVFDRTTIIARHVRLTRRGESHDELDHYLEILLGKPGALAGSTALATARAEGTFTSAHEAFWSAARAAHGNGDGTRALIEVLLLHRRLPAEAVITGITTALDAGSTSPELVAIEARKAAASTARDQPLLDDADLSDLGIDTTVIPKIIDDTPDPREHAPPTPVSTAAPVISLRSRRELPATSTPLPSVAIYDQLLRRTKGTSA from the coding sequence GGGAAGCGCTGGAGTCTGCGGTGCCCAAGGAACGGAAGAAGCCGCCGCCGCGCCGCTCGGTGCTGGAGCCGGCTTATGGGTTGATCGACGAGATGCTGCGCGCGGATCTGTCGGCGCCGCGCAAGCAGAAGCACACGACCGCGCGGATCTACCAGCGGCTGATCACAGAGCATGGGTTCACCGCAGCGGGCCGGACCGTGGTCTACGAGTACGTCGCCCGGCGGCGGCCGGAGCTGGTGGCCGAGCTGCGCGAGGAACAGCGGCACCTGCAGGGCATGGTGCCCCAGCAGCATCAGCCCGGCGAGGAAGCCGAGGTCGACTTCGCCGACGTGTGGGTCCGCGTCGCGGGCACGGTGCTGAAGTGTCACCTGTTCACGCTGCGGCTCAGTTTCAGCGGTCGCGCGGTGCACCGCGTGTTCCTGTCCGAAGGGCAGGAGGCGTTCATGGAAGGCCACGTCGAGGCGTTCCGGGCGCTGGGCGGGATCCCGACCCGCCACATCCGCTACGACAACCTGCGACCCGCGGTCCAGCGGGTCTGCTTCGGCCGCTCTCGCGTCGAGTCCCAGAACTGGGTCAAATTCCGTTCACACTTCGGTTTCGATGCCTTCTACTGCATCCCGGGCAAAGACGGCGCGCACGAAAAAGGCGGCGTCGAGCAGGAAGGCGGCCGGTTCCGCCGCACGCATCTGGTCCCGGTCCCGGAGGTCGCCAGCCTGACCGAGCTGAATGAGAAGATCGCCGCGATCGACCTGGCCGAGGACGAGCGGATCCTGCACGGACAACGGGTCAGCATCGGGTTCAACTTCGCCCACGAGGCCGAGCTGCTCGCGCCGGTCCCGTTCGAGGAGTTCGACACCGGCAGCACGCTGACCCCGAAGGTCGGCCGGGATTCGCGGATCACCGTGCGGCAGTCGCAGTACTCGGTGCCGGCGCGGTTCATCGGCCGGAAAGTGCGAGTCTCGTTGCGCGCCAACGAGGTGCTGGTGTTCGACCGCACCACGATCATCGCCCGGCACGTCCGGCTCACCCGCCGCGGCGAGTCGCATGACGAGCTGGATCACTACCTGGAGATCCTGCTCGGCAAGCCCGGCGCGCTGGCGGGGTCCACCGCGCTGGCCACCGCCCGCGCCGAGGGCACCTTCACCTCGGCGCACGAGGCGTTCTGGTCGGCCGCTCGCGCCGCGCACGGCAACGGCGACGGGACCCGTGCGCTGATCGAGGTCCTGCTGCTGCACCGCCGCCTGCCCGCCGAGGCGGTGATCACCGGCATCACCACCGCGCTGGACGCCGGGTCGACCAGCCCGGAGCTGGTCGCGATCGAAGCCCGCAAGGCCGCCGCCAGCACCGCCCGCGACCAGCCGCTGCTCGACGATGCCGACCTGTCCGACCTCGGCATCGACACCACGGTGATCCCGAAGATCATCGACGACACCCCTGATCCCCGCGAGCACGCCCCACCCACGCCGGTGAGCACCGCTGCACCGGTGATCTCCCTGCGTTCGCGCCGGGAACTGCCCGCGACCTCGACCCCGCTGCCCTCGGTGGCGATCTACGACCAGCTGCTTCGCCGCACGAAAGGCACCTCCGCATGA